Genomic window (Pongo abelii isolate AG06213 chromosome 4, NHGRI_mPonAbe1-v2.0_pri, whole genome shotgun sequence):
TACGGCTGTAGCTGTTGAGCACAGTGGTTGATAACATGTCAAGAAGGAAGCCTGGGATGAAGAGTATTCCCCACACTGCAGGTCCTAGCTCCAGGCTTTCAGGCAGGGGCAGTGATTTCAGAATGTGAAGGATTCAGAATTTGGTGGGTCCAGAGGATCCTGCCAAAGGGTTAGCCAGCTGAAATCAGAGGGGTAACTTGTTAGGGAGCAGGAGGAGGTAGGTAGCTGCTGAAGTTGCTGCTAAGAGTGATCCCAAAGTTCTGACATATCtgtctcatccatccatccattcatccattcactcaccaatccatccattcatccactcatccatccatccatccactcatccatccatccactcatccatccctccactcatccatccaaccactcatccatccatccatccatccatccactcacatATCTATGTGGCCCTTGAACACACAATCAGAACATAAAGGTGGAAGAATGGGTTTTCTTCTTTGCTGTGACACCTCTGGCTTTTCCTGATCAGTGATGGGGACCTGCAGACTGGGAGTGCTTCAGCTCTGGTTCActctgatcttgggcaagtcacctctgCACTCTGAGAGGTTGGGGAGGTGGAAGAGAGCATATAGCTGTCTTGTGCAGATTGCCTCTCCTATTTCATCGATGGGTGACTGAGCCTGGGAGTAGGAAGGTGACTTGCCAAGGTCAGGTAAGGAATTAGTGGTAGATTTGGTACTGGATCCCAGGATCCTGCTgctcatttgtaaagtgagaaTGGGAATCccggctctcctcacttcccaggatTGTAGAGAGGACCCCATGAGATAAGTGGTGGGAAAGCATTTTGACAGGTGAGGTCACGAGGCCAAAAGGTGCCAAATGTGCACCTGCGGCTCTGGCTGCTAGACTAGGGCAGATCCCACAGAGACGAAAAGGAGTCAGCAGAGGCTTGTGCTTAAATGCTCAGCTAGGATCTGCTGCAAGGCACAATGCCTGGGTGCTGGGATTGGGGAGGGAGGCAAAgccatttaattaatttattttttgagacacagtcttgctctgtagtcctggctagagtgcagtggcactatctcggctcactgcaacctctgcctcctggattcaagcgattctcctgcctctgcctcctgagtagctgggattgtaggcaggcaccaccacactaggctaatttttgtagagatggggtttcaccattttggccaggctggtcttaaactcctgacctctagtgatctgctcTCCCCgacctcccaaagagttgggattacaggtgtgagccactgcacccatcaattttatttatttatttatttatctgagacaaagtatttctctgtcgcccaggctgaaagtgcagtggcacgatcttggctcactgcaacttccgcctcccgggtttgactgattcttgtgcctcagcctccttagtggctggcattacaggtgggcgctaccaagcccgactaatttttttatttttagtataaacagggtttcattatgctgaccaggttggtctcgaaaacccctgacctcaagtgatccgcctgccttagcctcacaaagtagagggattacaggcatgagccatggcacccggcctgGCCATTTTTCTCTAGAATTCCAGGAACAGGCtgagtggggatgggggtggttcCAAGGCTACTAAAGAGAATAGCCAAAGATTGTATAGGTAAATCCTACCTTCCAATGCCCTAGACTCAAATGCATCAGGCTCACCCCAGGAAGGGCAGCTAGGGCTGCCTTGTTCTAGAGACGATATGAACGGCAAGGAAAAAGCCTCCTGAACCCAGGTGGAAGCCTAAATGCTAAGGGATGTTCTGGATCCTCATCATTAGATAATCCAGAAAGAAGCGAACTGATGGCCCCTCAAACCAGTCAGTAATGGGAATAAAGGAATGTACTGTCCATCACAGCAACTAAAAGTCTGCAGGAGAGACAATGCTCTTGAGGGCAAGGGTAGTGATGGGAGGAGGGTCAGTCATTTTCATGCTAGTTAAGAAATATTTATCAGGCACTGTATTAGGTGTTGGAGATACTGAAATGTACAAGACAGTCATGGCCCCTTTTCTCAGAGCTCAAAGTCTAGAGGGGGAAACAGACATTAAGTTGGCAATTACCGGCAGACAGAGCTTAAAAAGAGGGTAACAGTGGCTACCTTAAAAGGATATTGTGAAATTTAATGAGATAATCCAGGTAAAGAGTTTTATCAGGGCTTGGCACAGAGTAAACCCTctaaaaatgataactatttttCTTGCTTTGGATAGCGAAGTTAAAATGAAGGGCTCTGTGGAAGTGAAGTGTAAAGAGAGATCTATTCCAGGTCGGAGGCTAGGGAGTCCCAAGACCGCctgaagaaatcacaagagatcTGAAGAACTTTTAGcttgagggagagggaggggagaaaaaaaatagcaacccGGTAGCAGTTCAGTTTCACCACTTTACAGCCTATGAAGTCTTTGGCTTCCCTCATCTGGTTCGATCTTCAAACCTAACCAGACCGGCATCTAGagttaatatttccattttacacaaGAGGAAAGTGAGACCCAGTGGGAAAAATGACTTGTTCAGAGTCATAAAGCAAAGTCCGGAAGCAAGTCTTTCTGGTCTATTATGTGTGGGAAAAGTGAACAAACACCGCGGGGCGTTACCGAAATACTAGGTTACAAACGTGGAACAAAGTCTCAGAGTTAACGAGAGCGAGGCACCACTTATAGGGGTGAGTCAGGCAGGTTTCCCGGGGGAGCTGGCATTGGAATAGGCTTCTTCGCCTGCTCGGTGTCAAGACCCTGCAGGAGAGTGGCAGATTCATTCAGGAAGCAGTCGCTCCGCGAAGCCTCAGGCAAGGGTCTTCCGGAAAGACACCAGTCTTGATCCTGGAGCCTCAGTCCCCGCTGGCCTAGCACTTTGATTTCCATAGCAATTGTCTCGTCGCAGAAAGGAATCGCCTGTGCTGGGTCTTCAGACCTCAGCTCCACGCCCCTGAGCAGCCCCACACTGGCTCAACCCGTTACCGGCACCGCCAGCAAGCCGGGGTCACTGCAGTCCCCGCGTCGAAGCGGAAAGGGTCTACTCAGCTCACCGCACCCCACTTCTTCCAGACCCGTCCGTCTTCACAGGAACGCGCCGGGTCTCACCACGGCGGACGCCGAGGGACAATATTACCGCGTCCGTGGCCTCCGGGCTCTGCGCGCATGTCCAACAGCCCCCGTCCCCTTCCCCGCAGCCAATATGTGTCTCCCAGGCAACGCGCCGCGCTCGGTTCAGGGCTCCGTCCAGGGACTCACTCCGCGTCAGCGCGCGCCCACCTAATTGGGCTGGCAACCAGCCTCCAGTTTCCAACTCTTTCTCCAACAGGGAAGCCGCAATGACACAGCCGACTAGGCCCTTGGTCACCTGTGACCTGGGATCCTCCAAGATCTACGGGACCGCCGCCCAGGCGACCACCAGTTCCGGCGCCACCTCGGATTCGAAAGACCGGCGCGATAGATTCGGCCACCGCCCAGAAATCGGCGTAGGGGGTCAGCCGCAGATCTACTTTCCGCGGCCGACGTCCGCGCAGCAGCCGGTGCTGTTCAGGTGTGGTCCGCATGCCCAGAGCGTTCGTCAGACCCTCGGACCCGCGAGAGAACCCTAACTCTTTGAGACTCGTGCTCCCCTCAGCCGGACCCCGGCCCTTTTTCACACCCCAGGATAGTCGATTTCTCGTAGACCCGGGCCCCAAGCTCCTTTCTTTCCAGTCTAGCTCTTCGGATTCCCTGGAGCCCGAACTCCCTCGCCCCGGAATCCCAGGAGAACCTGGAATCCCCATCTCCAGTCGACATTTTCTCAGAATCGGTCCCGGCCCGTCAGTCCCACAGGCATGACATCGTGTGGCCGCAGCGCCCTAGGGGGTGAGCCCTGACTCTTAGAGCCTGGCGAGACCCAGGTCCTCCCAAGTTCGAATCCGTCTCATACGccccttctcagcctctctgtttcCCAGTGGTCCTGGAAAAAACCccagttccctctgcctggcccGGATCCTCACAAACCCCAATTACCcgcgctcctttccattccacaaacctcCCTCACTGCATCCTTCAGGCTCCTGTCCATGGGGAACTTGAGGTGGAAAGCAGTTTGCTTCAAAATGACCTTTATTACTTGAAAAGGAATATTTCCAGTCGTTGCCACCCTCTTCCCCTTCTAGTATTGGTAAATTTGGTGCACCCACTGAGTGGGTGAAGATTTTATGTGTCCTTAAAtgttttagggattttttttttaaacagcaacaacaaaaaaccaggaTTTGGGGGACTTTTGTGTTTGAGCATCTTGATCTCTAAACCAGCCTTTTCCATCACCTCATACCTAGGCTGTGCATAGAggtcagaaaaatgtaaatgggaGACTGGGAAATTGGATGGTTCATATTAGTTTATAAATCTAAAAACATACACGACACTCCAGTTCCAAATTGGCTGAAAATTAattgcgattctcctgcctcagcctcctgagtagctgggattacaggcgtgcaccaccatgctcggctaatttttgcattagtagagacggggtttcaccatgttggccagcctggtctggaactcctgacctcaggtgatctgcctgcctctgcctcccaaagtgctgggattacaggtgtgagccactgcacccggcatcagttagaaaaaaattctagtcCTTCAAAATGTTTTACCCTTCCACAGTTGTCTTTTTTGTCCTAATTATAAAAGTAGCATACACTTATGgataaataaggccaggtgcagtggcttatgcctgttatcccaccactttgggaggctgaggagggtggatcgcctgagctcaggagtttgagaccagccaggtcaacatgacgaaaccctgtctctaccaaaaatgcaaaaaattagccgggcatggtggctggcctgtggtcccagttactcgggagcctgaggtgggaggattgcttgagcctgggaggcagaggttgcagtgagcggagattgcaccactgcactccaacctgggcgacagagtgagatcccatctcaaagaaataaaaataaaataaaataagaaaaataagacagacTAGCAGCATGATTGGCTAGGGACaatcactgttaacattttggtgcaTTTTGTTCAGGCttcattcatataatatatatatatgtatatgacaaCATACTTAAAAAACAATACATCACAAAAAGTTCAGTTTCTAGTAACCTGCTTTCTTCTCCCATCTAATACACCACCCGTGTCTATGTTTCATATAcaattacatgtattttattttatgacataccaaaatttattcaatattgtacattttgtttccacattttagaaagaaaatatgaacaacttttttttttgagacggagtctcacgctgtcgcccaggctggagtacaatggtacggtagttcactgcaacctccgcctcctgggttcatgtgattctcctgccccagcctcccaagtagctgggattacaggcgctcaccaccatgcccagctaatttttgtatttttagcagagacggggtttcactaggttTGCCAGGCTGTTCTGGAGCTCCTGACTTCcaagtgattcgcctgcttcagcctcccaaagtgccgggactacaggcgtgagccaacatgcccggtcctgaacaattatttttaaatggacaaaaccATTTAAAGGTATGTGTTCATAAGACTACCTCGTGGTGTAACCAAATTATCAAAAAGTGAAAACTCAGTGCCTGGAAGTGTATCCACCTTTCACCATTTTCTCATTTTGACCAAATTGTTGTATTTTCACCTGGAGTACTTGGCTCCAttctaccccaccccaccccatctttTACCTCTCACCTTTCAGAGTCTCCTAAAACCCCTAGCCACCCCATACCTCCCTCACTTTTCTAAACTCCCCAAACTTTCTTCCAGAATTTCCCTGTTAACCAGCCTAACACCTGTCCaagcttttcattttcatttctccctGCTCTGATTTAtactcccccaaccccccacctccCAGATCCCCTTGAGGCATGTGCTCTAGAGCAAGTGCCCCCCAAGCTAAACACCTCTCAGATTCATCCTTCTGAATCCTACCCTACAACTTTACTCCTCTGCTCTAAGACTCCTCTCACCATTTCATCCTTAAGAAGGATCATCAAGATGACTGCTTTTGGctgggtgggcgtggtggcacttgcctgtaatcccagcactttgggaggctgaggtgggtgtatctcttgaggtcaggagttcgaacccagcctgtccaacatggtgaaaccccatctctactaaaaatgcaaaaattagccaggcatggtggcgagtgcctgtagtcccagctactcaggaggccgagacaggagaattgcttgaactggaagtggagtttgcagtaagccaagattgcaccaccacactccagcctgggagacagagtgaaactccatctcaaaaaaacaaaaaacacaaaaaggatgACTGCTTCTGAGGATGGTTCTGAGTTCCTGATAACCCTTCTCTTGTGGACTGCACTGGGCCATTTTACATCCTCAGAATGGCTTTTCTTCTGGGTATCCATGAAATACCCCTTTAGCATACCTTTTCCACAACAAGAAACTGTGGTTACTCCCCTGTTCTTCTGAGAATTATGGCAGAGCTGCACTTATCCTAAGAAACCTGGGGAAGCCTCAGCCTCTCCCTCAGGACCCCATCAAATGTGCTCTGGCCCAGGCCCCAGCCGTCTGTAACCTGTCTCACCATTTCCTCCCTGCTCCAGCTTAATGAATTCCAGTGAAGCAGCGATGAAAAAATCTTTACCCAAGAGTCATTTATCTCGGGTGATTATTCATGATAACCGCATCGCACAACGAATCTATGAGATGGAGGTAAAGTAGCCACAAGCTTTTGCATTAGAGGATGTTAGTGGCTTGACCCATATTCATTTCATTCTCTCCATATGCTGGGGGATCATAGAGGTGATAGGGAGTCATCCAGGTGCTCTAAGGcaggccccattttacagaggaggcaaTTGATACTCGGGGTTACTGACCTGCGCAAGGTGTCACACCTGTTCCTGGGCTAagggagccagagagaaagacTCCATGTCTCTTGggtctttttttctgaaagcataTTTTTTGTCTATTTAGGGAACCCATGAATGGATTCTTATTTTCTCCCATACAAAGTCTTGGGTCCTAGGCCACATGCAatggctcatacctctaatcccagaactttgggaggctgaggcaggaggatcacttgaggtcaggagttcgagaccagcctggccaacatggtgaaatcctgtctctactaaaaatacaaaaattagccaggtgtggtggcagccagGTGtgtggcaacagagcaagactccatctcaaaaaacaaacaaacaaacaaacagaaaaccaaagtcTTGGGTCCTAGAGTTTGAATGGGCCTCAACACCATCTTGTCAATTTTTTCCTTTGgggattatccccattttccagatgagaactGAGgctcttctcccactttttgCTATGGACAGGTAGAGTTTGACCTGCTTACTCGAAATCCTGAGTGCTGTCACCCCACTGTTCCCATAGACCCTGATTGATGACTTCATTAAGCCTGTCCTTAGGGCCTGCTTGGGACAGGTACTGTGTTGGGTGCTAGGAAGAGACAAGTGAACAAGATGGACTCCAGGAATACACTCATTCTTTCAAGCAGAGCAGGGTGCCCAGGGTTGAGATGCTgccaccttcttttcttttttgagacagagtttcactcctgttgtccaggctggagtgcagtggcgctatctcaacgcactgcaacctctacctcccgggttaagcaatccttctgcctcaccctcccaagtagctggaattacaggcatgcaccactacgcccgtctaatttttgtgttattagtagagacggggtttcaccatgttggccaggctggtctcgagctcctgacctcaggtgatccacccacctcagactcccaaagtgctgggattacaggagtgagccaccacacccagccactgcCCACTTCTTGACTCTTTTGAGCTTCCCTCCATGTTCCAGGGTCAAGTCTGGATGGGCCCACAGGATTCTAACTTTAAAAACAATTGGAGATCCTTAAGAGATGGTGCCAGATCCTCTTGAAGGTCACAAACACCAAAAGAAGAGTAGGGATCTGGGCATTTCTCTTTCTGCTACACTTC
Coding sequences:
- the C4H5orf52 gene encoding uncharacterized protein C5orf52 homolog isoform X1: MTQPTRPLVTCDLGSSKIYGTAAQATTSSGATSDSKDRRDRFGHRPEIGVGGQPQIYFPRPTSAQQPVLFSLALRIPWSPNSLAPESQENLESPSPVDIFSESVPARQSHRHDIVWPQRPRGLMNSSEAAMKKSLPKSHLSRVIIHDNRIAQRIYEMEVSALEKTKKKISHYYEHLKKKFMTEQLRKLGRWREESVNIDRYLTFGIPRPV
- the C4H5orf52 gene encoding uncharacterized protein C5orf52 homolog isoform X2; the encoded protein is MTQPTRPLVTCDLGSSKIYGTAAQATTSSGATSDSKDRRDRFGHRPEIGVGGQPQIYFPRPTSAQQPVLFSLMNSSEAAMKKSLPKSHLSRVIIHDNRIAQRIYEMEVSALEKTKKKISHYYEHLKKKFMTEQLRKLGRWREESVNIDRYLTFGIPRPV